Proteins co-encoded in one Variovorax terrae genomic window:
- a CDS encoding caspase family protein: MRTWAQSGTENRLALVIGNASYKNSPLRNPVNDARLMESSLREAGFQVIRGENVSLREMRRLVRDFGDRLKQTGGVGLFYFAGHGVQMRGENYLISVDSDIRNEDEVADDAINAQLVLEKMQSAGNRMNLVILDACRNNPFAVKSRTAAAGLAQMSAPSGSLVAYATAPGSIASDGHGRNGLYTEHLARAIRQPGLPVEEVFKQVRAAVRRDSANQQTPWENTALEGQFFFKPSMAAMPMAAPGAGAQEAPTGASAVELAYWDSIKTSRRPSELEAYLAQFPNGQFAGLVRARLAELPGSAPASLSPSAPPKPSAGTSQSAVGTPAISDLAMGDTLGRLSMTDKLTGRRHEDIVRVTEATSERVLFSTGDAIGRDEQVQAVRLGPQVFRLNSGSLWRLPLHAGASGVAYGTIDPMLETQLEWRVIQEVGREARVETKVEFFRSRRYGTWVASYAGASPMPTAFELAIHSAVAGTGGPELLSGQFQQVSAK, translated from the coding sequence ATGCGGACATGGGCGCAATCTGGCACCGAGAACCGGCTGGCGCTGGTGATTGGCAACGCAAGCTACAAGAACTCTCCGCTGCGCAACCCCGTGAACGACGCGCGGCTCATGGAGTCGTCCCTGCGGGAGGCGGGGTTCCAGGTGATCCGGGGCGAGAACGTTTCTTTGCGCGAGATGCGCCGCCTGGTGCGCGACTTCGGCGATCGGCTCAAGCAGACGGGTGGCGTCGGCCTGTTCTACTTCGCAGGCCACGGCGTGCAGATGCGCGGCGAGAACTACCTGATCTCGGTGGACTCGGACATCCGCAACGAGGACGAAGTGGCCGACGACGCCATCAACGCCCAGCTCGTGCTGGAGAAGATGCAGTCGGCCGGCAACCGCATGAACCTGGTCATCCTGGACGCCTGCCGGAACAACCCGTTTGCTGTGAAGTCGCGGACAGCGGCCGCCGGTCTGGCGCAGATGAGCGCGCCCTCGGGCTCGCTGGTGGCCTACGCCACCGCACCGGGCTCGATCGCCTCGGATGGCCATGGGCGCAACGGGCTCTACACCGAGCACCTGGCGCGGGCCATCCGCCAGCCGGGGCTGCCCGTGGAGGAAGTCTTCAAGCAGGTGCGTGCCGCGGTGCGCCGCGACAGTGCAAACCAGCAGACGCCGTGGGAGAACACGGCGCTTGAGGGACAGTTCTTCTTCAAGCCCTCCATGGCCGCGATGCCGATGGCGGCCCCAGGCGCTGGCGCCCAGGAGGCGCCGACCGGTGCCTCGGCCGTGGAGCTGGCCTACTGGGACAGCATCAAGACCAGCCGCCGCCCGAGCGAGCTGGAGGCCTACCTTGCGCAATTTCCGAACGGCCAGTTTGCGGGGCTGGTGCGGGCGCGGCTGGCTGAACTGCCGGGAAGCGCGCCCGCGTCGCTCTCGCCTTCCGCTCCCCCCAAGCCGTCGGCTGGCACCAGCCAGAGCGCAGTAGGGACGCCTGCCATTTCAGACCTGGCCATGGGCGACACCCTGGGCCGGCTGTCGATGACGGACAAGCTGACAGGCCGCCGCCATGAAGACATCGTGCGCGTGACCGAGGCCACGTCCGAGCGCGTGCTTTTCAGCACGGGCGACGCGATCGGCCGGGACGAGCAGGTACAGGCCGTGCGGCTGGGTCCTCAAGTGTTTCGGCTGAACTCTGGCAGCCTGTGGCGATTGCCCTTGCATGCAGGAGCTTCGGGAGTGGCCTACGGCACGATCGATCCCATGCTGGAAACCCAGCTGGAATGGCGCGTGATTCAGGAGGTCGGCCGCGAGGCTCGCGTGGAAACCAAGGTCGAGTTCTTCCGATCGAGGCGCTATGGCACCTGGGTGGCCAGCTATGCGGGTGCCAGCCCGATGCCCACAGCATTCGAGCTGGCGATACACAGCGCCGTGGCCGGCACAGGGGGGCCGGAGCTGTTATCCGGACAATTCCAACAGGTATCCGCCAAGTGA
- a CDS encoding methionyl-tRNA formyltransferase, whose translation MSLRIVFAGTPDFARTALERLHAAGFQIPLVLTQPDRPAGRGMKLQASAVKQFALEKNIPVAQPRSLRLDGKYPEDAAAAREAIEAAQADVMVVAAYGLILPQWVLDAMSAARPPEGANAPTGGSEPRAAGRVGARGLGCLNIHASLLPRWRGAAPIHRAIEAGDAETGVTIMQMDAGLDTGDMLLVEKLPIAPDDTTGRLHDRLAALGGRLIVEALELAACGGLAAVKQPEAGVTYAHKIEKAEAAVDWTQPAAVIGRRIRAFDPFPGAFTQIGSDTVKLWRYEIDSDPRPVDADPGTILSVNAAGVGVACGEGVLRLTELQRAGGKRLNVADFLRGFDLKPGMTFEKP comes from the coding sequence GTGAGTCTACGCATCGTTTTCGCGGGCACGCCCGACTTCGCCCGCACCGCCCTAGAGCGTCTGCACGCCGCGGGCTTCCAGATTCCGCTGGTGCTGACCCAGCCCGACCGACCGGCCGGCCGCGGCATGAAGCTGCAGGCCTCGGCGGTCAAGCAGTTCGCGCTGGAGAAGAACATCCCCGTGGCGCAGCCGCGCAGCCTGCGGCTGGACGGCAAATACCCCGAGGACGCGGCCGCCGCGCGCGAGGCCATCGAGGCGGCGCAGGCCGACGTGATGGTGGTGGCCGCCTACGGGCTGATCCTGCCGCAATGGGTGCTCGATGCCATGAGCGCCGCACGGCCGCCCGAAGGCGCGAACGCCCCCACGGGGGGCAGCGAACCGCGCGCAGCGGGGCGCGTGGGGGCGCGTGGCCTGGGCTGCCTGAACATCCACGCCTCGCTGCTGCCGCGCTGGCGCGGCGCGGCGCCGATCCACCGTGCCATCGAGGCCGGCGATGCCGAGACGGGCGTCACCATCATGCAGATGGATGCGGGGCTGGACACCGGCGACATGCTGCTGGTGGAGAAGCTGCCGATCGCGCCCGACGACACCACGGGCCGCCTGCACGACAGGCTGGCCGCGCTCGGCGGCCGGCTGATCGTCGAGGCGCTGGAGCTGGCGGCCTGCGGCGGCCTGGCGGCCGTGAAGCAGCCCGAGGCGGGCGTGACCTACGCCCACAAGATCGAGAAGGCCGAGGCCGCGGTGGACTGGACGCAGCCGGCCGCCGTGATCGGGCGGCGCATTCGCGCCTTCGACCCGTTTCCCGGCGCCTTCACCCAGATCGGCAGCGACACCGTCAAGCTCTGGCGCTATGAAATAGATAGCGACCCGCGTCCCGTAGATGCGGACCCTGGCACGATTTTGTCGGTCAACGCGGCCGGTGTGGGCGTGGCCTGCGGCGAGGGCGTGCTGCGCCTCACCGAGCTGCAGCGCGCCGGCGGCAAACGCCTGAACGTGGCAGACTTCCTGCGCGGCTTCGACCTGAAGCCCGGCATGACTTTCGAGAAACCCTGA
- a CDS encoding AzlC family ABC transporter permease produces MREMWPQAPGIAAWGLMTGVAMVKSGMSVFESLAMTLLVFAGSSQLAAIPLLVAGAPMWVILATGFCVNLRFVVFSLHLRPYLIHLPRWERMAHGYLTADLSYVLFTRRYPKPAADAEGRRAQEAYLAGNCFVNWGSWMVPSIVGVALANFIPTRWGLGFAGILCLVGILCSLASTRLRIVSAAVAGAVAVATWALPLKLNIVVAIAAAVLLCLGLEKLRPATQEARP; encoded by the coding sequence ATGCGCGAGATGTGGCCGCAGGCGCCCGGCATCGCCGCCTGGGGCTTGATGACTGGCGTGGCCATGGTCAAGTCCGGCATGAGCGTGTTCGAGTCGCTGGCCATGACGCTGCTGGTGTTCGCCGGCAGCTCGCAGCTCGCGGCCATTCCGCTGCTGGTGGCGGGCGCGCCGATGTGGGTGATCCTGGCCACCGGTTTCTGCGTGAACCTGCGCTTCGTGGTGTTCAGCCTGCACCTGCGGCCCTACCTGATCCACCTGCCGCGCTGGGAGCGAATGGCGCATGGCTACCTCACGGCCGACCTGAGCTACGTGCTGTTCACGCGCCGTTATCCCAAGCCGGCCGCCGACGCCGAAGGCCGCCGCGCGCAGGAGGCCTATCTGGCCGGCAACTGCTTCGTCAACTGGGGCAGCTGGATGGTGCCCAGCATCGTCGGCGTGGCCTTGGCCAACTTCATTCCCACGCGATGGGGCCTGGGCTTTGCCGGCATCCTGTGCCTGGTGGGCATCCTGTGCTCGCTGGCCAGCACGCGGTTGCGCATCGTTTCGGCCGCCGTGGCCGGCGCGGTGGCGGTGGCCACCTGGGCGCTGCCGCTCAAGCTCAACATCGTGGTGGCGATCGCGGCGGCCGTGCTGTTGTGCCTGGGGCTCGAGAAGCTCCGGCCGGCAACGCAGGAGGCGCGGCCATGA
- a CDS encoding AzlD domain-containing protein, which translates to MTAGTTDLWTLAVIVGLAVVTVVARSFFFISSKPWSLPHWAQRGLQYAPIAALSAVVLPEVVMVQGQLVGTWADARLFAAAAGALAYFWRRDVLLTILVGMAVYLPLHLGWGW; encoded by the coding sequence ATGACGGCAGGCACGACCGACCTGTGGACGCTGGCCGTGATCGTGGGCCTGGCGGTGGTGACGGTGGTGGCGCGCAGCTTCTTCTTCATCTCGAGCAAACCCTGGAGCCTGCCGCACTGGGCCCAGCGCGGCCTGCAATACGCGCCCATTGCCGCCCTGTCGGCCGTGGTGCTGCCCGAGGTGGTGATGGTGCAGGGCCAGCTCGTCGGCACCTGGGCCGATGCGCGGCTGTTCGCCGCCGCGGCCGGGGCGCTGGCCTACTTCTGGCGCCGCGACGTGCTGCTCACCATCCTGGTGGGCATGGCGGTCTACCTGCCGCTGCACCTGGGCTGGGGCTGGTAG
- a CDS encoding DUF6351 family protein, with protein MWTSRKPGLPGHGRWLAVVAAALISACGGGGDGFTPPTPTAPGQLLEIRTVNNRADLISDGDAVVEVVLPAGVTAAALKVDVNGRDVSSAFALRSNGRVMGLVTGLAEGANLLSASAQGASAARLTITNTSRGGPIVSGPQVTPFVCATPLPRSATATSPVSNGSGLSTEATDARCNIATEYKLYYKTTAAGCNTGLPDPSASGSAFTSTTLVVTTATPAVNLCFKPYDPAAAAPADLATTTTDAGRTVPFIVRVERGTMNRGIYDIVSLFDPTKPWTAMSPQAQWNGKLLYTFGASTGQIRRQARTANSWTSTAQTTGNIDPQTAISQGYIWASNSMTDSSINSNRVLMSETVMMMKEHIADTYGAIKYTHGTGCSGGSINSNTNASIAPGLLDGVSVSCTFPDSETTAIEVGDCVALVEAYQKPQWTTLMGTATAATINAKKAAINGHPDQTGCHGWYNAFGSNSKAGTYNQRVVTSLTGTIATQPTSTNNCQLLPSQVYDPVTNPTGARCHASDWAASIWGKTADGLRGLQTNDNEGIQYGLKALLADVITGEEFVTLNELAGGADKDSNAKTTRTIADLAALPIAYRSGIVMGGKSYAKTAVIDMRGWDDTSASASPSNVHFVWRSFSVRERLDKEFGDHGNHVMWRFGRNGLGAPPTMALESLSVMDSWLTALKADTSKASLEQKVRAAKPAGASDYCVLSTDTAQATKVTDLTTCNADPKLKPYASPRQAAGGPLAENVLKCQLRPVNDVEYGGRLDAGQLTRLKAVFSTGVCDWSKPGVGQQDAIGPLNFAAGSGGAAFGPAPVSVAK; from the coding sequence ATGTGGACATCAAGGAAGCCGGGCTTGCCCGGCCATGGCCGGTGGCTGGCCGTCGTTGCAGCCGCCCTCATCTCGGCCTGCGGTGGCGGCGGTGACGGGTTCACGCCGCCCACTCCCACCGCGCCGGGCCAGTTGCTCGAGATCAGGACGGTCAACAACCGGGCCGACCTCATCAGCGACGGCGATGCGGTGGTCGAAGTGGTGCTGCCGGCCGGCGTCACGGCCGCGGCGCTGAAAGTCGACGTCAACGGGCGCGACGTCAGCAGCGCGTTCGCCCTGCGCTCGAACGGCCGCGTCATGGGCCTGGTCACGGGCCTGGCCGAAGGTGCCAACCTGCTGTCCGCCAGCGCCCAGGGCGCCAGCGCCGCCAGGCTCACCATCACCAACACCTCGCGCGGCGGCCCGATCGTCTCCGGCCCGCAGGTCACGCCCTTCGTCTGCGCCACGCCGCTGCCGCGCAGCGCCACCGCGACCTCGCCCGTGTCCAATGGCAGCGGCCTCAGCACCGAAGCCACCGACGCGCGCTGCAACATCGCGACGGAATACAAGCTCTACTACAAGACCACCGCGGCGGGCTGCAACACGGGCCTGCCCGACCCGAGCGCTTCGGGCTCGGCCTTCACCAGCACCACGCTGGTGGTGACCACCGCCACGCCAGCCGTCAACCTCTGCTTCAAGCCGTATGACCCGGCCGCAGCGGCACCGGCCGACCTGGCGACCACCACCACCGATGCGGGCCGGACCGTGCCCTTCATCGTGCGCGTGGAGCGCGGCACCATGAACCGCGGCATCTACGACATCGTGTCGCTGTTCGACCCGACCAAGCCCTGGACCGCGATGTCGCCGCAGGCCCAGTGGAACGGCAAGCTGCTCTACACCTTCGGCGCCAGCACGGGCCAGATCCGGCGCCAGGCGCGAACCGCGAACAGCTGGACCTCGACCGCGCAAACCACCGGCAACATCGACCCGCAGACCGCCATCTCGCAAGGCTACATCTGGGCCTCCAACAGCATGACGGACTCGTCCATCAACTCCAACCGCGTGCTGATGAGCGAAACCGTGATGATGATGAAGGAGCACATCGCCGACACCTACGGCGCCATCAAGTACACGCACGGCACCGGCTGCTCGGGCGGCTCGATCAACTCCAACACCAATGCCAGCATCGCCCCCGGGCTGCTGGACGGCGTCTCGGTCTCCTGTACCTTCCCCGATTCGGAGACCACGGCGATCGAGGTGGGCGACTGCGTCGCGCTGGTGGAGGCCTACCAGAAGCCGCAGTGGACCACGCTCATGGGCACGGCCACGGCCGCCACCATCAACGCCAAGAAGGCGGCCATCAACGGCCATCCCGACCAGACCGGCTGCCATGGCTGGTACAACGCCTTCGGCAGCAACAGCAAGGCCGGCACCTACAACCAGCGCGTGGTCACCTCGCTCACCGGCACCATCGCCACGCAGCCCACGTCCACCAACAACTGCCAGCTGCTGCCCTCGCAGGTGTACGACCCCGTCACCAACCCCACGGGCGCGCGCTGCCATGCCTCGGACTGGGCGGCCTCCATCTGGGGCAAGACGGCCGACGGCCTGCGCGGGCTGCAGACCAACGACAACGAAGGCATCCAGTACGGCTTGAAGGCGCTGCTGGCCGACGTGATCACCGGTGAAGAGTTCGTGACCCTGAACGAACTCGCCGGCGGGGCCGACAAGGACTCCAACGCGAAGACGACGCGCACCATCGCCGACCTGGCGGCGCTGCCGATCGCCTACCGCTCGGGCATCGTGATGGGCGGCAAGAGCTATGCGAAGACCGCCGTGATCGACATGCGCGGCTGGGACGACACCTCCGCATCGGCCAGCCCGTCGAACGTCCACTTCGTCTGGCGCAGCTTCTCCGTGCGCGAGCGGCTCGACAAGGAGTTCGGCGACCACGGCAACCACGTGATGTGGCGCTTCGGCCGCAACGGCCTGGGCGCGCCGCCGACCATGGCGCTGGAATCGCTGAGCGTGATGGACAGCTGGCTCACGGCGCTGAAGGCCGACACCAGCAAGGCCAGCCTCGAGCAGAAGGTGCGTGCCGCCAAGCCGGCCGGCGCCAGCGACTACTGCGTGCTGTCCACCGACACGGCGCAGGCCACCAAGGTCACCGACCTGACCACCTGCAACGCCGACCCCAAGCTCAAGCCCTACGCCTCGCCGCGCCAGGCCGCCGGCGGGCCGCTGGCGGAGAACGTGCTCAAGTGCCAGCTGCGCCCCGTCAATGACGTGGAGTACGGCGGCCGCCTCGACGCCGGCCAGCTGACGCGCCTGAAGGCGGTGTTCAGCACCGGTGTCTGCGACTGGAGCAAGCCGGGCGTGGGCCAGCAGGATGCGATCGGGCCGCTGAACTTCGCGGCAGGTTCGGGCGGCGCTGCGTTCGGACCGGCACCGGTCTCCGTGGCCAAGTAA
- a CDS encoding SMP-30/gluconolactonase/LRE family protein, with product MTNAWTWARRAHRPALAACLALTLGLAACSDNDAITQGAQAPAPTGTPAALAITTQPASATIGQGLAATLSVQATQATTYQWQSSADGGASWADISGATGDSYTTPANPLANSGKQFRVRVMGSSGNVTSTVATLTVKPWVASLVTTTVAPPQQLALDASGATLYVAMGNNNAVYRIDTASGSGAEVTPGQPLSVPTGLALAANGTLYVSGPHYIATVAAGATTATTWVGSGASGYADSPAVPQFNSPASIALDSAGNLFVADPQNMRVRKVAADGTVSTLAGDGTQAYADGVGTAAKMARPTGLALSRDGKTLYDTDTDSPCLRKIDVASATVSTVLGDCANGNAGAGTVDGTAATPAKLGYSYGLAVDAHNHVFLTQAWDGVARVVTAAGEISTLRDGTGTALAFNFPVGVAVAGNGTVYVGASNSKQIFKLTLAP from the coding sequence ATGACAAACGCATGGACCTGGGCGCGACGCGCCCACCGCCCCGCGCTGGCGGCCTGCCTGGCACTGACGCTGGGCCTGGCCGCCTGCAGCGACAACGATGCCATCACCCAGGGAGCGCAGGCACCGGCCCCCACGGGCACCCCTGCCGCGCTGGCCATCACCACGCAGCCAGCCAGCGCCACGATCGGCCAGGGCCTGGCCGCCACGCTGAGCGTGCAGGCCACCCAGGCCACGACCTATCAATGGCAGAGCAGCGCCGACGGCGGCGCCAGCTGGGCCGACATCAGCGGCGCCACCGGCGACAGCTACACCACGCCCGCCAACCCGCTGGCCAACAGCGGCAAGCAGTTTCGCGTGCGGGTGATGGGCAGCAGCGGCAACGTGACCAGCACCGTGGCCACGCTGACCGTCAAGCCCTGGGTGGCGAGCCTGGTGACGACGACGGTCGCCCCGCCCCAGCAACTGGCGCTGGACGCCAGCGGCGCCACCCTCTACGTGGCCATGGGCAACAACAACGCGGTGTACAGGATCGACACGGCCAGTGGCAGCGGCGCCGAAGTGACCCCGGGGCAGCCCCTGAGCGTGCCGACCGGCCTGGCGCTGGCCGCCAACGGCACCCTGTACGTGAGCGGCCCGCACTACATCGCCACGGTGGCGGCCGGCGCCACGACCGCGACCACCTGGGTGGGCAGCGGCGCCAGCGGGTACGCCGACAGCCCGGCCGTGCCCCAGTTCAACAGCCCCGCCAGCATCGCGCTGGACAGTGCGGGCAACCTGTTCGTGGCCGACCCGCAGAACATGCGCGTGCGCAAGGTGGCGGCCGACGGCACCGTGAGCACCTTGGCCGGCGACGGCACGCAGGCCTATGCCGACGGCGTGGGCACGGCCGCCAAGATGGCGCGGCCGACCGGCCTGGCGCTCAGCCGCGACGGCAAAACGCTGTACGACACCGACACCGACAGCCCCTGCCTGCGCAAGATCGACGTAGCCAGCGCCACCGTGAGCACCGTGCTCGGCGATTGCGCCAACGGCAACGCGGGCGCGGGAACCGTCGACGGCACGGCCGCCACGCCGGCCAAGCTCGGCTATTCCTACGGCCTTGCGGTAGATGCGCACAACCACGTCTTCCTGACCCAGGCCTGGGACGGCGTGGCGCGTGTGGTCACGGCGGCCGGCGAGATCAGCACGCTGCGCGACGGCACGGGCACGGCGCTGGCGTTCAACTTTCCGGTCGGCGTGGCGGTAGCGGGCAACGGCACCGTCTACGTGGGAGCGTCCAACAGCAAGCAGATCTTCAAGCTCACGCTGGCGCCTTGA
- a CDS encoding PKD domain-containing protein, translating into MDSSRIAGLAALFALSLTLAACGGSDAVPASASAPAPSPSPAPTPTLNLQAAARVVAHTLYSYSAAVSDGAAGSFSWSWGDGSAAGSGSPASHVWNTPGSFTSQLSASVGTSTLTGTQTTTVVGRPMAFGFEHSCALKAGGGVACWGYNGYGQLGDGTTVDQTAPAAVPGLTDVVALSAGTFHSCALKADGSVACWGFNNEGQLGDGTTVNKTTPTAVPGLTGVVALGAGSSHSCALKADGSVACWGNNSVGQLGDGTTTNRLSPTAVPGLTDTVALSNGLALHSCALKADGSMACWGFNNEGQLGDGSTTNQHAPTPVPGLTDVVALSTGGYHSCALKADATVACWGYNGYGQLGDGTTTSQPSPSAVPGLTGIAALGTGVYHSCALKAGGGMACWGYNPNGSLGDGTTVNKPTPTAVSGLTGIAAFGAGTYHSCALKADGSLACWGFNDRGQIGDGTSSVDRTTATAVSGGAVFWK; encoded by the coding sequence ATGGATTCCTCACGCATCGCCGGCCTGGCCGCCCTGTTTGCCCTGAGCCTGACGCTGGCCGCCTGCGGCGGCAGCGACGCAGTGCCTGCATCGGCCTCTGCCCCCGCACCTTCGCCCTCACCTGCGCCCACGCCCACCCTCAACCTGCAGGCCGCAGCGCGCGTGGTCGCCCACACGCTCTACAGCTACAGCGCCGCCGTCAGCGACGGCGCGGCCGGCTCGTTCTCCTGGAGCTGGGGCGACGGCAGTGCCGCCGGCAGCGGCAGCCCGGCCAGCCATGTGTGGAACACCCCGGGCAGCTTCACCAGCCAGTTGAGCGCCTCGGTCGGCACCAGCACGCTCACCGGCACCCAGACCACGACCGTGGTGGGCCGGCCGATGGCCTTCGGCTTTGAGCACAGCTGCGCCCTCAAGGCCGGCGGCGGCGTGGCCTGCTGGGGCTACAACGGCTATGGCCAGCTTGGCGACGGCACCACCGTGGACCAGACCGCTCCCGCCGCCGTGCCTGGCCTGACGGACGTTGTTGCCCTCAGCGCCGGCACGTTCCACAGCTGCGCCCTCAAGGCCGACGGCAGCGTGGCCTGCTGGGGCTTCAACAACGAAGGCCAGCTCGGCGATGGCACCACCGTGAACAAAACCACCCCCACCGCCGTGCCTGGCCTGACGGGCGTCGTCGCCCTCGGTGCGGGCTCATCCCACAGCTGCGCCCTCAAGGCCGACGGCAGCGTGGCCTGCTGGGGCAACAACAGCGTCGGCCAGCTCGGCGATGGCACCACCACCAACCGGCTCTCGCCCACCGCCGTGCCCGGCCTGACGGACACCGTTGCGCTCAGCAACGGCCTGGCGCTCCACAGCTGCGCCCTCAAGGCCGATGGCAGCATGGCCTGCTGGGGCTTCAACAACGAAGGCCAGCTCGGCGACGGCAGCACCACCAACCAGCACGCCCCCACCCCCGTGCCTGGCTTGACAGACGTCGTCGCGCTCAGCACCGGCGGATACCACAGCTGCGCGCTCAAGGCCGACGCCACGGTGGCCTGCTGGGGCTATAACGGCTATGGCCAGCTCGGCGACGGCACCACCACCAGCCAACCGTCCCCCAGCGCCGTGCCCGGCCTGACGGGCATCGCCGCGCTCGGCACCGGCGTGTACCACAGCTGCGCCCTCAAGGCCGGCGGCGGCATGGCCTGCTGGGGCTACAACCCCAACGGCTCGCTGGGCGACGGCACCACGGTGAACAAGCCCACCCCCACCGCCGTGTCCGGCTTGACAGGCATCGCCGCGTTCGGCGCCGGCACCTACCACAGCTGCGCCCTCAAGGCCGACGGCAGCCTGGCCTGCTGGGGCTTCAACGACCGCGGCCAGATCGGCGACGGCACCAGTTCCGTCGACAGAACCACCGCCACTGCCGTCAGCGGCGGCGCGGTGTTCTGGAAATAG